The genome window CGGTCACGGCGTCGTCGACCAGACGGCGGCGGCCACGGTCGTCGGTGGTGATGGAGGGGACGGCCGGGACCCCACCGTCGAACTCGTGGTTGAGGAGCCGCTCCACGTCGATGCCGAGCTGGCCGCCCACCGACTTGTCGCTGTTGCCGAGGCGGACGCCCTCGACCAGCAGGGACGGCTCGCGGCGGTCGATCAGGGCCGCGCGGACACGCTCGATGAGGGCGTCGTCGGTGGTGAAGTCCTTCTCCAGGTACTCCGGGTCCTCGACGATCTTCTCGGGCACGCGTGCGAGGAGGCGGCGGACGTCGAGGCGGCCGACGCTCGCCGGGTGGTCGAGCAGCTGGAGCAGGTCGGTGCGGCCCCGGGCCTCGCGCAGCGAGCGCAGGCCGAGGCGGGCGAGGATCTGGCGGACGTCGTGCGCGATGTTGAGGAGGTACTGGGCGAGGGCGCGCGGGTCGCCCTCGAAGACCTCCGGGTTGGTGGTGAGCCCGGCCGGACACTTCACGTTGCAGTTCTTCGCCATGACACAGCCGAGCATCATCAGCGCGGTCGTGCCGAACTCGAAGCTGTCGCCGCCGAGGAGGGCCGAGGTGACGACGTCGCCGCCGGTCTGGTGGGCGCCGGAGCAGCGCAGGACGACCTTCTGGCGCAGGCCGTTGGCGACGAGCGCCTGATGGACCTCGGCGACGCCGATCTCCGCCGAGCGTCCGGCGTACTTGAGGCTGGTGACGGCCGCCGCGCCCGTGCCGCCGGTGTTCCCGGCGACGTTGATGACGTCCGCGCCGGCCTTGGCGACCCCGACCGCGATGGTGCCGATGCCCTCGGAGGACACCAGCTTGACGATGACGCGGACCCGGGCGGCCTTGCAGTCGTGGATGAGCTGGGCGAGGTCCTCGATGGAGTACGTGTCGTGGTGGGGCGGGGGCGAGATCAGCTCGATGCCGGGGGTGCCGCCACGGGCGGCGGCGATGTCCACCGTCACCTTCGGCGCGGGCAGCTGGCCGCCCTCACCCGGCTTCGCGCCCTGCCCGATCTTGATCTCCAGCTCCTCCAGCATCGGGTCGGCGAGATAGCCGGCCCAGATCCCGAACCGGCCGGACGCGAACTGCTTGATCCGGGAGCCCCGGATGGTGCCGTACCGGGTGTGGTGCTCGCCGCCCTCGCCGCTGTTCGACATCGCGCCGACCATGTTGGTGCCGTGCGCGACGGCCTCGTGCGCGGTCGCCACGAGCGCGCCGTGACTCATCGCGCCGGAGGCCAGCGAGCGGGTGATCTCGTGCGCGGGCTGCACCTCGTCGAGCGGGACGCTGTCGGGGGCGGTGTCGAGGAGGGCGAGGAGACGGGCGGCGGGGCCGGTGGCGGAGACGACGGTCCCTTCGGCGTCCGCCCGGAGGGTTTCGACGTCGCCGGGGTGGATGAGCGCGAGTCCTTCGGCGAGGGCCGCGTGGCGCTCGGCCGCGTCGGGGCCGGGGGCGGTGAGCCGCAGCCGTACGCCTTCCTCCGTGACCGTGACGGCCACCCCGCGCACGGTGACGCTCGCGTTGCCGTCGGTCGAGAACCGGCCCAGCTCACGGGCGAAGTCCCCGGCCGTACGCAGCCCCGTCACATCGGCGGGCAGCGCGAGCACGTCCCGCAGCGCGGCCGGGCGGCGTGAGCGCTCCTCGTGCGTGGTCCGCAGGAAGGCGCGGTAGCCCGGGGTGATCCGGAACGCGTCGATCTCGGCCTCGCTGAGCGCGTCGTACCCGGTGTTCCGGTACGCGGCGTCGGTGATGCCGAACGCGTCGTCGAGCTGGCCGAGGGTGAGCAGGCGGAGCGCGTCCGGGTCCTCGGGGCGGCCGAACCCGGCCCGCTCCTCGACCATGTCGCCGAAGCCGCGTACGGCCGTGACACCGAACGAGTGCCCGGCGCCGTCCGAGCGCTCCTTGAACAGGCCGAGCAGCGGGACCTGCCCCTCGGTCTCCACGGTCCGGGCCCGCTCGTGCCAGTCCGTGGCGGCCTGCGCGATACGGGCGAAGCCGACACCGCCGACCGGGGCCTCCATGTGCGGGAAGGTCCGCGCGAACACGTCGTCGCGGGTGTCGAGGTAGTTCGGCTCGAAGAACTCGCCGCCGATGTAGCTCTCGGCGGTGCACAGTCCGACCCGGCCCATGGTCTTGGCGAGGGACTTCTCGGCGGCCTTGCGGAACTTGGCGAGCGCCCGGTCCGTCTCGGTGATCTCCCCGGCGGGGGCGGGCGCGCTCGGGAACTTCTCCTCGGCGCGCAGCCGGGCGCTCAGGCTGTAGACGGCGGAGGCGCCGAAGCCGAGCGCGGTCGCGACATGGTGGGAGGACGCCAGCTGGCCGCTCTCGGCGACGAGCGAGACGCGCAGCCGCAGCCCGGTCTCGATGAGCCGCTGGTTGACGGCCGCGACGGCGAGGATCACCGGCAGCGGCGCGTGGGTGGAGGACACGTTCCGGTCGGTGAGCATCGCGATGCCGCCCTGCTCGGCGGCGAACCGCTCGACGTCGTCGCAGAGCCGGTGCAGGGCCGTCCGCAGCGCGTCGGCGTTCGCGGTCTCGTCCCCGGCCACCGGGTCGTAGAGCATGGCGAACCGCTCCAGCGGCACGATCCGCTGGTCCCGCAGCCGGACCATGTCGAGATGCCCGAGCACGGGCGAGGAGACGACGAGCTGGCGGGCGTTGGTGCTGCCGGTCCCGTCGGGCTTCTGGCCGAGGGCGACCCGCATGCTCATGCCGTCGGCCTCGCGGATGCTGTCCAGCGGCGGGTTGGTGACCTGGGCGAAGCGCTGCGAGAAGTACTTCGCCATACCGCCCTCGGTGTCGCTGAGCGCGTTGATGGCGTTGCCGTAGCCCATCGCGGAGATCCGCTCCGAGCCGGTGGCGAGCATCGGGTCGAGCATGAACCGGAAGCTCTCCTGGTTCAGCGCGTACGCCACGTACCGGCCGGCGAGGGTGAGGTCGCCGTCGTAGCCGAGGGTCGTCGTGCCCCGGTAGTAGTCGGGGGCGGGCAGGTCGTCGAGGTGCACCCGGGCCGCGTCGAGCAGCTCGCTGTACGGGCGGCGCGCGGCGAGGGAGTCGAGGACGTCCCGGGTGCGCATCACGCTTCCGGTGCGGTGGTCGACGACGAGCATGCCGCCGGCCTCGATACGGCCCCGGTGCACGACCTCGTCGTCGGGGAACGTGACCTGCCCGGCCTCCGAGGCCACCATCAGGTACTCGGCGGTCTCGACGGTCCGCAGCGGGCGCAGCCCCAGCCGGTCGAGACGGGCGCCGACCACGTCGCCGTCGCTGAAGATGAGCGCGGCGGGGCCGTCGTTCTTCTCCTCGTAGAGGGAGAAGTACTCCAGCATGTCGCGGACGTCGTCGGGCAGGGTGCGGTCGTTCTCCCAGGCGGGCGGCATCAGCGACACGACCGCCTCGACGAGGTCGAGACCGTCGTCGAACACCCGGCTCTGGAGGGTCTGGTCGAGGCGGCTGGAGTCGGACTGGCCCGGCGGGCGCACGATGCTCCGGGTCCGGGCACGCGCCAGCGCCTCGTCGCTCAGCCGGTTCTTCCGGTCCGTGTTCAGCTCGCCGTTGTGCGCCATGAGCCGGAACGGCTGGGCCATGGTCGGATGCGGCTCGGTGTTCGTGGAGAACCGGGTGTGGAAGTAGAGCGAGCGGACCGAGTGCCGGGGGTCGGTCAGGTCGAGGAAGTACCCGACGATCTCACCGGAGTTGAGCCGGCCCTTCAGCACCTGGGTGCGCGCGCTGAGGGAGAGCGGGTACAGACCGGCGTACGTGTCGGTGTCGGCGTAGGCGACGGCCTCGACGGCGAGCAGGGCACGGTTGGCGGCCGAGTCGACCTCCGTGCGCTCCCAGTCCTCCGGTGCCCGGAACACCCACTGCACGATGGGCAGTTGGTACTGCTCGGCGGCGGGCGGGGCGACGGTATGGTCGACGGGCACATCACGGACGAGGAGCAGTTCGAAGCCCTGCTCGGCGATGCTGCGGGCCACGAGGTCCATGGCGCCGTCGCGGCGGCCGGCGTCGGTCGGCACGAAGCAGTTCGCGACACCGAAGTGCCCGGCGCGCAGCCGCTCGCCGGTGAGCGCGCCGAAGAACTCCACGGACAGGTCGATGCTCACGCCCGCGCCGTCGCCGACCCCCTCGGCGGACTTGCCGCCGCGGTGCGGGATCGCGCGGAGCGCCTCGTCGCCCTTGCGGATCACGTCATGGCTCGGCGTCCCGTCGAGGCGGGTGAGGAAGCCGACGCCGCAGTCGCTGTGGTCGAGGGCGGGGTCGTAGAGACCTTGGGGGGTGTGAGTCACGTGGCGGGTCCTGAGGCAGCGGGTTCCGGCTGGGGGGTGCCTCCCAGGCCCTGGGGCCTGTGGGAGGAACGGCCAGGCTGCGTCGCTGGAGCGCTCGCCGCGGGCGACCCGTGTCCGGTGGGACGTGGGGCCCTGAGTGGTGCGGTGTGGTGGTGCGGTGTGGTGCGGTGTGGTGGTGCGGTGTGGTGGTGCGATTGGACATAGTAAGGCTTGCCTAAGTGTTGCGGCAAGGGTGTGTCCTGCACGTATGTGCGGGGCGGGCGGTCAGGGGTGTCGGCGGGCGATGACGGCCTCGCACTCCTCGACCAGGTGGCGGGTCGCGCCGTCGAGCGTGCTGAACGGCTGGAGCCGGGTGGCGACGTCGCTCAGCCGGCCCGTGAGATCCTCGCCGATCGCCCCGTCCGCCGGGCCGCTCCCGGACGCGGCGATCAGGGCGAGGAGCAGCCGCGCCCAGGTGCCCCCGAACTCGTGGAACCGGAACCGCATGGCCGTCACCTGGGCCCGGGAGGCCGAGGCGAACAGGCAGTGCGCCTGGATTCCCAGGACACCGGCCGCGGTGAGATGGTCCGGGCCGGGGTGGCGCAGCAGGCCGACGGCGACCTCGGCGAGCAGGGTCGCCAGGGCGGGCGCGGTCTCCGGTTCGCAGCGCAGGGACGGGGTCACGGCCGTGGCCCCGTCCGACGGGTCGAAGACGAGGTCACGCAGGACCGACGGCACCTTGTCGTCGCCGAGCGCGCGGGTCGCGGCGGTGATCGCGGCCGAGTAGGACACGACCGGGCGCCCGCCGCCGCCCTGCGGGCCGCGCCCGGTGAGGGACTGCCATTCCCGAGTGGCGTCGGCCTCGGCCGCCGGATCGATGCCTCGGGCCTCCCGGACGAGGTCGTTGCCCTCGGTCGTACGGCCCGCGACGCGCAGGTTCAGCCCGTGCCGGGTGAGCGTGGAGACCAGGTCGGCGAGGTCGCCGGGGCTGTCCGACCGGGCCATGACCCGCGCGGTGTGCAGCTCGGTCCCGCCGGCGGCGAGGGCGATCTCGGACCTGCCCTGCTCGGTGTGGACCCGGGCCGCGATGCCGGCGGCCTGCCGCAGATACCGGCCGTGCATGACGGACACGGCGAGGGGACCGCTGTTGATCTCCTCGCCCTTGGACAGGTAGTAGCGGACGGCCCAGTCCGCCGAGCAGACGGCGAGGTCCCGGTCGCCGTAGTCGTAGAGCACACCCGCGTTCATGCTCAGCACCCGGGCGAAGTCGAGAAGATAGGGGCTGGCGGCGTCACCGGCGTCGAGTTCCAGATGGCCGATGACGGCCTCGTCCGACTCGACGAGGGCGGACACCCCGTGTCCCAGGGCGCTCAGCGCCTGCGCCTTGCGGGCGTGGACGTCCGCGAGGAGCGGCACCATGGCGGACGCGGCCTCCCCGCCGGGTCCCGCGAGTTCCTGGTAGACGGCCGCGCACTCCGTGAGCGCGTCGACGGCCCGGCCCGGTTCGCCCGCGCTGGTCAGCGTGGAGCCCAGGCCGTACAGCAGGTTGCCGAGCATCTCCCTGGCCGCGCGGTCGGCCGGGTCCCGCTCGATCAGGACGTCCATCATCCCCCGGGCCTCCTGCTGCAAGGCCACGCCCTCGGCGGGCCGCCCGCCGAGCATCAGCACCTGCGCCTCGGTGAACAACTCGCCGACCCGCCGCTTGAGATCGGCGCCGTCGTCCCCACCCGTCGCGCCCGACCTGGGCCGCCGACGCCACTTCATACGCCCTCCCCCTGCCCCTCCCCCTGCCCCTGCCCCTGCCCCTGCCCCTGCCCCTGCCCCTGCCCCTGCCCCTGCCCCTGCCCCTGCCCCTGCCCCTGCCCCTGCCCCTGCCCCTGCCCCTGCCCCTGCCCCTGCCCCTGCCCCTGCCCCTGCCCCTGCCCCTGCCCCTGCCCCTGCCAGCCCCGGGGCTTTCATCCCCTGCCAACATCCCTGTAAACAAGGGGAGTTGTCGGTCTGGACCAATCACGCACCGCCCGCGATGATGACGCCGCCATGACATTGGTGGTGGGTGGATCTCATGGAGGGTGGTGGAGGGGAATCGTGCGAGGAACCCTCGTCAGGGCCGCGCTGGCCGCCGTGTTCCTGCTGCCACCGCTGGCACCCGCCCCGGCGGTCGCGGTCTCGGACGCGGTCTCGGGCGTGGTCTCGGGCGTGCTCGCGCGGGAGCCCGCCGGGGCCACCGAGGCCGCCACGGAGGTGGTCGTCGACGAGCGGTATGTCGTGCCGGGCCGGGACTGGGCGAGCGGCTACACCAAACTCCAGTGCCCCGAGGGCCACTTCCTGACCGGCTACGGCGTGCGCGGGGCCGCCGTCTCCGCCGCGCTGTGCGTGCCCGCCCCGCCCGGCTCGCTCACCGGCACGGGCGGACGCACCGTCTGGTTCGACCGCGGCGACGACCGGGGCCCCGCGCCCAAGGGCGGCGACTTCGCCCAGGGCCACTACAAGGGCCAGTGCGCGGACGGCGAGTACGCCGCCGGGATCGCCTGGACGGGCCGCGTGGGCTCGTCGCGCACCCCCGACGCGCTGTACTGCCGGCCGCTGCGCTGAGCGCGGACAGAACAATCCCAACTGGAGCGAAATGCTCCGCCCATCGCGTACATCCAAGGCCGTGTCGTGTGCGTCTTACAGGCAAGTCCGCTGCTCGTAAGGGAAGTTCACCGTCTCCGGAGGACCTGATGCAACGACGCCTCGTCATTTCGGCCACCACCATCGCCGCGCTCTGCGCCGGCACCCTCGTCGGTACCGCCTCGTCCGCCTCCGCCGCCCCCAAGGCCGTCGACTGCCGCAAGGTGAAGTGCGTGGCGCTCACCTTCGACGACGGGCCGGTCAAGGACACGCAGCGGCTGCTGAACCTCCTGAAGGCCGGCGGCGACACCAGAGCGACGTTCTACGCCGTCGGCACGAACGTGCAGAAGAACCCGGCGACGGTGAAGGCCGCGGCGACGGCCGGGCACCAGATAGGCAACCACAGCTGGGACCACGCCGATCTGACCAAGCTCAGCGCCGCGAAGATCAAGTCGCAGTTCTCCCGCACGGACACCGTGATCCAGCAGGCGACGGGCAAGAAGCCCACCACCGTCCGCGCCCCCTACGGCGCCCACAACGCGGCCGTCCGCTCGGCCGCCGGACGGCCGCTGGTGCACTGGAGCGTCGACACCCTCGACTGGAAGTACCGCGACACCGCCCGGCTCGTGAAGTACGTCAACGCGCAGACCAGGCCCGGGGACATCGTCCTCATGCACGACATCCACAAGACGACGGTCGACGCGGTGCCGGGCATCATCAAGGCCCTCAAGGCGCGCGGCTTCCACTTCGTGACCGTCGACCAGCTCTTCGCCCCGACGAAGCTGCCGAGCGGGAAGGTGACGTACCACAACCGTGCCGCGTACCGGCCGTGACCGGGAGAGAAGAAGGAAGGAAGAAGCAAGGAAGAAGCAAGGAAGGAGGAGGAAGGAGGAGGAAGAAGGCAAGGGGCGCGGGACTCCTGATCAGCCGGAGCCGGAGCCGGAGCCGGAGCCGGAGCCGGAGCCGGGATCGGTGTTGTCGGGGGTGTCGTGTCCGGCGCGGCGGCGGTACTCGGCGTTGATGCGCTGGGCCTCCTCCAGCTGGTCCTCAAGGATGACGATGCGGCAGGCGGCGTCGATCGGGGTGCCCCGGTCGACCAGCTCGCGGGCGCGCGCGGCGATCCTCAGCTGGTAGCGGGAGTACCGGCGGTGTCCGCCCTCCGAGCGCAGCGGAGTGATCAGCCGGGCCTCGCCGATGGCTCGCAGGAACGCGGGGGTGGTGCCGAGCATCTCGGCGGCCCGCCCCATCGTGTAGGCGGGGTAGTCGTCGTCGTCCAGACGATCACTGAGCGGGTTGTCTGCTGTCATGTCACCTCGTTGTGCAACGCGTAGAGGGGCCCCGGCGCCGTATGGCGCCGGGGCCCCGGGGAAATTCAACACCATCTGTCGGGGTGCGGGGATCGCGGCCGGGTGGGACGACGGAAGGGCCCCGCCGACGTGTGTCGGCAGGGCCCTTCCGGGATCACTGCGGTTCTCCGCCTCGCCGGCGGTCTCGCCGGGCGGTCTGGCCGGGTCGCTCGGCTAGGCCGCCTGGTCCACGGCGGGCCGTCGCGGGCCGCGCCGCCGGGCCGCCTGACCGGTCGTACGGTTCTGAGCGGACGTACGGCTCTGACCGGACGTACGGCTCTGACCGGACGTACGGCTCTGAGCGGACGTACGGCTCTGACCGGACGTACGGCTCTGTCCGGTGCCGTCGCGGCGGCCCCGGGACGAGCGGGGCGTGGACGACGCGGCACGGCGTGCGGGGCGGGCCGGGGCCGGTGCGGTGATGACGACCGGCACCCCGGACGGGGGGCGGGCGCCGGTGATTCGGCTCAGCTCCTCCTCCCCGGACCGTACGGAGGTGATCCGCGGGGCGATGCCCGCCGCGCTCATCAGCCGGCTCATGCCGCGCCGCTGGCCGGGGGTCACCAGGGTGACGACGGTGCCGGACTCGCCGGCGCGCGCGGTACGGCCGCCCCGGTGGAGGTAGTCCTTGTGGTCGCTCGGCGGATCCACGTTGACGACCAGGTCGAGGTTGTCCACATGGATGCCGCGGGCCGCGACGTTGGTCGCCACCAGCACCGTCACATGGCCGGTCTTGAACTGGGCGAGGGTCCGGGTGCGCTGGGGCTGCGACTTGCCGCCGTGCAGCGCCGCGGCGCGGACGCCGCTCTTCAGCAGATGCGTGGTCAGCCGGTCCACGGCGTGCTTGGTGTCCAGGAACATGATCACCCGGCCGTCGCGGGCCGCGATCTCGGTGGTCGTCCGGTGCTTGTCCGCCTCGGGGACATGGAGCACGTGATGCTCCATGGTGGTGACCGCGCCCGCCGAGGGGTCGACGGAGTGGACCACCGGGTCGCTCAGATAGCGGCGGACGAGCAGGTCGACGTTGCGGTCCAGGGTGGCCGAGAACAGCATCCGCTGTCCGCCGGGCCGCACCTGGTCGAGCAGGGCGGTGACCTGCGGCATGAAGCCCATGTCGGCCATCTGGTCGGCCTCGTCGAGGACGGTGATGTCGACCTGGTCCAGCCGGCAGTCGCCGCGGTCGATGAGGTCCTTGAGGCGGCCCGGCGTCGCGACGACGACCTCCGCGCCGGTCCGCAGCGCCCCCGACTGCCTGCCGATCGACATCCCGCCGACCACGGTCGCCAGCCGCAGCCGCACGGAGCGGGCGTACGGGGTGAGCGCGTCGGTCACCTGCTGCGCGAGTTCGCGGGTGGGGACGAGGACGAGGGCGAGCGGCTGGCGTGACTCCGCGCGCCGGCCCGCCGTACGGGCCAGCAGCGCGAGGCCGAAGGCGAGGGTCTTGCCCGATCCGGTGCGACCGCGGCCGAGGACGTCACGTCCGGCGAGGGAGTTCGGCAGGGTCGCGCCCTGGATGGGGAACGGCACCGTCACGCCCTCCTGGCCGAGCGCGGCCAGCAGCGGCGCGGGCAGGGCGAGGTCGGCGAACGCCTCGACGGCGGGCAGCGCGGGTGTGACCGTCTCCGGCGGCGCGAACTCGCCCTGGAGGGTGGTGCGCCGGCGGTCGGAGCCCTTGTGGCGCCGAGGGGCGTCCGAGCGCTTGGCGTCGGACGACCGCGAGCGGTCGAAGGAGCGGGTGGAGCGGGTGGAGCGGGTCGTGCGTTCGGTCCTTGCGGTGCGTGCGGTGCGTGCGGTGCGTACGCGGTTCAAGCGGAACCTTCCTCTATGTGACACGTGGGCACGTAACAAGGAATTTCCGCAGCAGGAAGGAACGGCGCAGAGAATCGCGAGAACGAGCCGGGGACTGGGGGCGCGCGTCCAGAAACGCGGCGAGCTGGGGCCCGCACCCCAAGGTGCGGGCCCCAGCTGCGAAGAATGCGTTGCCGCAGGCGTCAGGCGGGAACGATGTTCTCGGCCGTCGGGCCCTTCTGGCCCTGCGCGATGTCGAAGGACACCTTCTGGCCCTCCTGCAGCTCGCGGAAGCCCTGGGTGGCGATGTTCGAGTAGTGGGCGAAGACGTCGGGGCCGCCGCCGTCCTGCTCGATGAAGCCGAAGCCCTTTTCCGCGTTGAACCACTTCACGGTACCGGTGGCCATGTCATTTCTCCTTCGGAGACGATTTACGGAATTCACCCTGTGCGGATTCCGTTTTGTCGCCGTGCTGATTAACCCGTCGGAAAAATGAACCTTCTGGTAACCACACCTGCAACTGGCATCGACATTAGCATGATGCCATCGCCCCTGGGTGATCGATGTTTTTGATCCGTCGGAAGATCGAGGGGAGAACGAGGGGAGATCGAGGAATACTCGTGGCGCCCCCGACCTATTTCTCCTCTCGCGAATACAGATATTGGTTCGCGTGGATGTGGTGTTCCGGCCGGGTGTCGCCGGCCGTGGCGCCGTGACCTCCTTCGATGGGCCTCGCGGACGCTCGCGACGCGGGTGCGCGGGGTGGTGGTGAAGGCCCCGGAGTCCCGTGACGGCGACGAACGTCACATCTCACATCGGTGGCGGCGCGGTCCAGGTGATGTGCGGGGGCTCGACCCGTCCGCACAGCGGGCCGCCCCGCGCGTCGGTGAGACCGAGACGGCCGACCAGCAGGCCGTCGCGCGCGGCGGCGGCGAGTACGTCGGCGGGGACGACGTCCAACATCAGCTTGGCGCGGCGGAACATCGTGAAGGTCCCCGACTCGTCGACCGTGCCCCACGACAGATAGACGAACCGCCTGCCCAGCCGGTCCTGCACATAGGGGCCCTTGATGTCGGTACCGGCCGACGAGGTGCTCGCGGTGCACTCCAAGGTCCAGGTCGCGGACGAAGCGTCGCCCGGCCGCGGCTCCAGAAGCTCGGCCGGCCGGTCACGGCGCTGGACGGCGACATGGAGAACCCCGGACGCGGGCACCTCGGTGCCACCACCACCGTCGGCGGCGGCGGAGGCGGTGGCGGAGTCGGCGGAGGAGGAGGCGGCGGAGGCGGCGGAGTCGGGGCGGGTGAGGCCGGGCAGGTCGACGGCGTCGATGCGGATGCGCATACGACCCATCATCCTCGCCGCCCCGAGTCAGCCCCGCCCGAGCCGTCGCCTGCCCCTGCCGTCGCCTGCCCCTGTCGTCGCCTGCCCGAGCCGTCGCCTGCCCCCGCCCTCGTCCGCTCCGTGCCCGTCCGCTCCGTGCCCGTCCGCTCCCGCCCTCGCCCCTCGGCCTTCGCCCGCTCCCGCCCGCTCCCGCCCGCTCCCGCCCGGCCCTCCCGCCCGCTCCCGCCCGGCCCTCCCGCCCGCCCCCGCCCGGCCCTCCCGCCGTGCCCGCCCGGCCCCCGCCCTCGCGCGCGCCCCCACCTGCCCCCTCACCCGCGCGCTACCTCCGGCGGCCTTGAGCGACCGTGAGCGAGCGTGAATGCTTTCTGGAACCGTTTGTGTTCGTTCCGTTGACACTCCGACACGTCCCCTCCTAATGTCTCGCCCACCTTGCGACCAAGCGACGAGATTTCGAACAACGGGGTTCAAGTGCGCACCGGATCGATCAGCATGCCCAACCGAAGAACCGCACTCGGCACCTTCGCCGGAGTGGCCTGTCTCGCCCTCACCGTCTCCGCCTGCGGCGGCGAGACCACCGGGGGCAGCACCGAGCGCGGCACCATCGGCGTAGCCATGCCCACCCGGGCCTCCGAGCGCTGGCTCACCGACGGCAAGAGCGTCGTCGAGGACCTGGAGGGCAAGGGGTACAAGACCAGGCTGGTGTACGGCGACGACGATCCGAAGGCCCAGGTCGCCCAGATAGAGAAGCTGATCGCACAGGGTGTGGACGCGCTGATCATCGCGGCCATCGACAACAAGTCCCTGAACGGCGCGCTCCGGAAGGCCGCCGCCGCGGACATCCCGGTGATCTCCTACGACCGGCTCATCCTCGGCACCAAGAACGTCGACTACTACGTCTCCTTCGACAACGAGCAGGTCGGCCGCCTCCAGGCCCGCCACATCATCGAGAAGCTCGGACTGGAGGACGGCAAGGGCCCGTTCACCATCGAACTGTTCGCCGGCTCCCCCGACGACAACAACACCAAGTTCTTCTACGACGGCGCGATGCACCTGCTGCAGCCGTACCTGGACAACAAGCAGCTGGTCGTCCCGTCCGGCGAGACCGAGATGGACCAGATCACCACCCTGCGCTGGGACGGGCCCACCGCGGAGAAGCGGATGAAGCGGGTCCTCGCCGAGTCGTACGGCAACGAGCGGCTCGACGCGGTCCTTTCGCCGTACGACGGGATCTCCATCGGCGTCCTGAACGCGGTGAAGGCGGACGGCTACGGCGCCGCGGGCAAGCCCCTCCCGATCGTCACCGGCCAGGACGCCGAACTGGCCTCGGTGAAGTCGATCATCGCGGGCGAGCAGTCGCAGACCGTGTTCAAGGATCTCCGCCAACTCGCCGAGATGGCCTCGAACATGGCCGACGACATCCTCAACGGCGAGACGCCGGAGCTGAACAACCGGCGGTCCTACAAGAACGGCGTCAAGGCCGTCCCCGCCTATCTGTTGCAGCCGATCAGCGTCGACAAGAAGAACTACGAG of Streptomyces phaeolivaceus contains these proteins:
- a CDS encoding MerR family transcriptional regulator, which encodes MTADNPLSDRLDDDDYPAYTMGRAAEMLGTTPAFLRAIGEARLITPLRSEGGHRRYSRYQLRIAARARELVDRGTPIDAACRIVILEDQLEEAQRINAEYRRRAGHDTPDNTDPGSGSGSGSGSGSG
- a CDS encoding glutamate synthase-related protein — protein: MTHTPQGLYDPALDHSDCGVGFLTRLDGTPSHDVIRKGDEALRAIPHRGGKSAEGVGDGAGVSIDLSVEFFGALTGERLRAGHFGVANCFVPTDAGRRDGAMDLVARSIAEQGFELLLVRDVPVDHTVAPPAAEQYQLPIVQWVFRAPEDWERTEVDSAANRALLAVEAVAYADTDTYAGLYPLSLSARTQVLKGRLNSGEIVGYFLDLTDPRHSVRSLYFHTRFSTNTEPHPTMAQPFRLMAHNGELNTDRKNRLSDEALARARTRSIVRPPGQSDSSRLDQTLQSRVFDDGLDLVEAVVSLMPPAWENDRTLPDDVRDMLEYFSLYEEKNDGPAALIFSDGDVVGARLDRLGLRPLRTVETAEYLMVASEAGQVTFPDDEVVHRGRIEAGGMLVVDHRTGSVMRTRDVLDSLAARRPYSELLDAARVHLDDLPAPDYYRGTTTLGYDGDLTLAGRYVAYALNQESFRFMLDPMLATGSERISAMGYGNAINALSDTEGGMAKYFSQRFAQVTNPPLDSIREADGMSMRVALGQKPDGTGSTNARQLVVSSPVLGHLDMVRLRDQRIVPLERFAMLYDPVAGDETANADALRTALHRLCDDVERFAAEQGGIAMLTDRNVSSTHAPLPVILAVAAVNQRLIETGLRLRVSLVAESGQLASSHHVATALGFGASAVYSLSARLRAEEKFPSAPAPAGEITETDRALAKFRKAAEKSLAKTMGRVGLCTAESYIGGEFFEPNYLDTRDDVFARTFPHMEAPVGGVGFARIAQAATDWHERARTVETEGQVPLLGLFKERSDGAGHSFGVTAVRGFGDMVEERAGFGRPEDPDALRLLTLGQLDDAFGITDAAYRNTGYDALSEAEIDAFRITPGYRAFLRTTHEERSRRPAALRDVLALPADVTGLRTAGDFARELGRFSTDGNASVTVRGVAVTVTEEGVRLRLTAPGPDAAERHAALAEGLALIHPGDVETLRADAEGTVVSATGPAARLLALLDTAPDSVPLDEVQPAHEITRSLASGAMSHGALVATAHEAVAHGTNMVGAMSNSGEGGEHHTRYGTIRGSRIKQFASGRFGIWAGYLADPMLEELEIKIGQGAKPGEGGQLPAPKVTVDIAAARGGTPGIELISPPPHHDTYSIEDLAQLIHDCKAARVRVIVKLVSSEGIGTIAVGVAKAGADVINVAGNTGGTGAAAVTSLKYAGRSAEIGVAEVHQALVANGLRQKVVLRCSGAHQTGGDVVTSALLGGDSFEFGTTALMMLGCVMAKNCNVKCPAGLTTNPEVFEGDPRALAQYLLNIAHDVRQILARLGLRSLREARGRTDLLQLLDHPASVGRLDVRRLLARVPEKIVEDPEYLEKDFTTDDALIERVRAALIDRREPSLLVEGVRLGNSDKSVGGQLGIDVERLLNHEFDGGVPAVPSITTDDRGRRRLVDDAVTVRTTGSAGQSYGVFCNDGVTLEHTGTANDGVGKSQSGGRIVVRAPGGGSTERGGNVLVGNFALFGATGGRTFVQGEAGDRFAVRNSGATAVVEGVGDFGCEYMTGGTVLNLGGFGKGLGNGMSGGFLYQYDPSGELAGRVSADSLLVFPVTDTAHGAFHEEAVRLLLTWHVEATGSPFAARLLENWSAERDHVYCGMPRALLLYQDAGEILAAATRSELLDELATSVATDKLRAFKVDYRDRRTVLGGRAPAFGDQGSDDMFSLLSSYTVLGVAQDLALQRVPGATGPDDPKVTAAVRNLILTEDFFVKQRVVKYLRGTLDRFDDGELATLIAIKRLDDYKRALKQRNNLSVDAPGTYGWIVHQTIKNAGRVRAARFDELLANAALDDIAARLAPQAPTETVTA
- a CDS encoding cold-shock protein, with translation MATGTVKWFNAEKGFGFIEQDGGGPDVFAHYSNIATQGFRELQEGQKVSFDIAQGQKGPTAENIVPA
- a CDS encoding polysaccharide deacetylase family protein, which gives rise to MQRRLVISATTIAALCAGTLVGTASSASAAPKAVDCRKVKCVALTFDDGPVKDTQRLLNLLKAGGDTRATFYAVGTNVQKNPATVKAAATAGHQIGNHSWDHADLTKLSAAKIKSQFSRTDTVIQQATGKKPTTVRAPYGAHNAAVRSAAGRPLVHWSVDTLDWKYRDTARLVKYVNAQTRPGDIVLMHDIHKTTVDAVPGIIKALKARGFHFVTVDQLFAPTKLPSGKVTYHNRAAYRP
- a CDS encoding DEAD/DEAH box helicase, with translation MNRVRTARTARTARTERTTRSTRSTRSFDRSRSSDAKRSDAPRRHKGSDRRRTTLQGEFAPPETVTPALPAVEAFADLALPAPLLAALGQEGVTVPFPIQGATLPNSLAGRDVLGRGRTGSGKTLAFGLALLARTAGRRAESRQPLALVLVPTRELAQQVTDALTPYARSVRLRLATVVGGMSIGRQSGALRTGAEVVVATPGRLKDLIDRGDCRLDQVDITVLDEADQMADMGFMPQVTALLDQVRPGGQRMLFSATLDRNVDLLVRRYLSDPVVHSVDPSAGAVTTMEHHVLHVPEADKHRTTTEIAARDGRVIMFLDTKHAVDRLTTHLLKSGVRAAALHGGKSQPQRTRTLAQFKTGHVTVLVATNVAARGIHVDNLDLVVNVDPPSDHKDYLHRGGRTARAGESGTVVTLVTPGQRRGMSRLMSAAGIAPRITSVRSGEEELSRITGARPPSGVPVVITAPAPARPARRAASSTPRSSRGRRDGTGQSRTSGQSRTSAQSRTSGQSRTSGQSRTSAQNRTTGQAARRRGPRRPAVDQAA